In Brassica napus cultivar Da-Ae chromosome A3, Da-Ae, whole genome shotgun sequence, the sequence tccttttgCTCATCTATCGTTTCTGAACCAGTTAAGTACAACGAAAATTGCAAAAGCTAGTGTAAGTGCAGCTGCAACCAGAAACACAGATGTTTGGAGTAATATAGATGATTCGAAGGCTTCAAGGAGAAGCGAGTTCCACGTTGTGTACCAGAAGATGCAGAAACCAGAACCCACGATTGCACCAACCACCACTTGACTGCTTGTGTGAAGCTTCTGAGAAACCCTTAACCATATCTGCACACATCATTTTTTGCAACATTTAAATAATTGTTACAAAGCATTTGCATAAGGGATTACACATCATGTGAATTGAAACACTTACAAAATATGAACCCGTCGCGATGATGAGGCAGCTAAGGAACAGAGAGACTTTACTGGTTCCAAACCATTCCATAACTGTAGAATAACAATACGATCCATTTGTGTTAACAGTACCATGCATGCTAGTGAAAACAATTGATTTAActattttccaattttttgtttttagttacTTACCAGACAAAACAGCAAATAGAGATATGTAAGAAATGGACTGGGCGTGACTAGATGGCATCCCGGGATCAGTTCGCGAGGTAGTAGCAGGTCTCGCTTGGTTAAGTATACGTTTGAGTACTACACAGAGAGTTGCATTCGAAACGGATCCAATGATTCCCCACAAGGCTGTACCATCATGCCTCAGAAGAATGATGGAAGCAAACAGAATAAACACAACCCATTTGCTCTGTCATTAAATTGAAACTCAATAAGAAACACGAAATGAATAAGATGCATTTCATGCTAACATGTTGCGTGTATCAAGGAGATTCCTTTTCACTTACAAGACGATTAACAATGGCTTCAATCCCACGACCCGCGACCATCTCGTACCGGAGCTCTGGAGACCCTTTGATGGATGCTTTTTGCTCGACCAACACAAACTGTTGTTCCCTTCCGTCTCTGCGAGCAAATCTTTTAACTAAGACGGCCATAAATCTAACGCAGGCAAACAGTTTGAATTGCGGAGGAGAGAAGACGCTATCATTACCAAAAAGGGAAACAAATTCAACGTaagattaaaaatgtttttgaacGCTACAAAATAAGTAAGATGGAATCCTAACGAgacgaataaaaaaaaaacctgagaGGGCTTTATTCAATCTTCATCCTTCACGTGTTTGCTTGATATGGAATTGTAGACCTTTCGCGCATTTTAATTTATACTTGTTGGATTCTTCTTCAGTTCGTCATCCACGTGGTATTTTGTCGAGTCAACGGTAAACCAATGATGGAGTAAACTAatggaatttttttattacaatgttCACATGTGCTTTTTATCTTCATAGAAAAATACAATGCATTTTCAGCAGGGGTTATTAGTCTTATgtttttaatggatttgaaaattcaAACGACATTCAGTAATAATTTTagtatgattttaaaatatatatttaaatcatgtgtgttattggttctattatttataatttttaatccaATCATATAgatttacaaataaattttattccGTAAAAGATTTGAGTggatttttttgctaaaaatataaaggcttaaattcaaagaaaaatgtcaacatttttatatactaattaaaacAAACATGTTAGAtgtgtaaataaatatattttacttgaaTTTATAAATCCTATATGGATTCTTCAACCAATTAAAATGCATGAAACTATAATTAGCATTAGTGGTTTGAtatcatttaattatatacagactcTATTAATATCAAAATTGGTATTAATAAGTTTATGATTCTattaaaatctagtgtttacTAATACTTGAGTTTTAAACAATTGAACTCattaaaaaaactttcaaaagactatatatatatatcttctagATTCCTAAAAgcaatatgtataatatttatatagatgTTTTTAACATACAAAACATTTTGCAGTTCTTTACAAATTTAACAATTCTCTCAATTCTTAAAATCAATAAACTCTATATAAAATCAACAAACTTAATCTCACCAAAGAACTTTTCCAAGAGATGGTTTCTCAAGGTGCTCATCCTGATATTATGACTTATGATATTTTACTGGATGGGTTATGTGACAATGGAGAACTAGAAAAGGCATTGGAATTACTTGATCAAATGCACAAGAGTGAGATGGATCTTGATATTATTATCTATAATATCATCATTCACGAGATTTGCAATGCTAGTAAGGTTGATAATACTTGAGATATATTCTGTAGCATCTCTTTCAAAGGAGTGAAGCCTGATGTCAAAACATAAATACACTACAATGATTGGAGAACACTATGTAAGAAAGGCTTGTTGTCTAAAGCGGACATGTTGTTTAGGAAAATGGGAGAGGGTGGGATTGTGCCAAATGATTGCACGTACAAACACACTAATCCTAGATCATCTCCGAGTCCATAAGCAATTCAGTTGAAGAGGTGTGGCTTCACTAAAGATGCTTACCATAGAGATGGTTATGGATATGTTATTTGATGGTAGATTGGACAAAAGATTTTTGGATATGCTTTCATGGCAAAGATTGGTTACGTTCTTTTGCCTTGGTTATTGTTTTAACCGTTCAAGAAGCTGTAATacacatgtttctttttttttgcggaGGCATACTAAAGTGGAAGCCACCTTCACTAATATCTTGGTTCGTGTTACCTGTTATTAACTTTCAATGTTAGCTCTCTAGTCTCAGATGCTTGACCTTGCTATGTTTCGGGAAGTAATTAAAGAATGCGAATGTggaattctttaaaaaaaataggagtACAATTTTGAGCAAGTTTTTTTGCTCATTTATCGTTTCTGAACCAGTTAAGTACAACATGGGTTGCAAAAGCTAGTGTAAGTGCAGCTGCAACCAGAAATACAGATGTTTGGAGTAATAGAGACGACTCAAAGGCTTCAAGGAGAAGCGAGTTCCACGTTGTGTACCAGAAGATGCAGAAAACAGAACCCACGATTGCACCAACAACAACTTGACTGCTTGTGTGAAGCTTCTGAGAAACCCTTAACCGTATCTGCACATATCAAGTTTTTGCAACATTGTAAGCATTTGCATAGGAAGGGGATTACAAAACATGTGAACTTAAACACTTACAAAATATGAACACGACGCGAGTATGAGGCAGCAAAGGAACATAGAGACTTTGCTGGTTCCAAGCCATTCCAAAACTGTAGAATAACAATATGATCCAATTAGTCTTAACAGTACCATTCTAATGAAGAAAATTGATGACTAGTTCCaatgttctttttttaattacttaCCAGACAAAACAGCAAAGACAGATATGAAAGAGATAGACTGGGCGTGAGTAGATGGCATCCCGGGATCAGTTCGCGAGGTTGTAGCAGGTCTCGCTTGGTTAAGCATACGCTTCAGCACCAGGGAAAGAGCCGAATTCGAAACGGATCCAATGATTCCCCACAAAGCTGCACCATCATGCCTCAGAAGAATGATGGAAGCAAACAGAATAGACACAACCCATTTGCTCTGTCTCAATAAGAAACATACACACAACACGAAATgaatatactttaaaaaaagaggcatttcatcgaacatgTTGCGTGCATCAAGGAGATTCCTTTTACTAACCAGACTATTAACAATTGCTTCAATCCCACGACCGGTTACCATCTCGTACCGGAGCTCTGGAGACCCATTGATGGAAGCTTCTTGCTCGACCGACCCAGATTGTTCGCTTCCGTCTCTGCGAGCAAATTTTTTGACTAAAACGGCCATAGATCTAGCGCGGGAAACAGATAAAGGAACTATAGCTCCGATCGAACGAACTATAGCTCCGATCAGTTTGAATGGCGGAGGAGGCGAGAAGAAAACAAAGTCAACGTAAGTTTCCGTCGGAAAGGTGGAAACTTTTAAGATGGAATCGTGAGGCGGCGACGAAGAAAGAGATTGCAAATCAATAAAGAAAAGAATCTGAGAGGGCTTCTTCAATCTTCTCCCCCCTCCTTCACGTTTGTGCTTGTTCGATTCTTCTTCAGTTCTTCATCCACGTGGGCATTTTGTTGAGTCAACGGTAAACCAATGATGAAGTTAAACTAAAatgggtttcttttataatcATGTCCACATGTGCTTTCTAATATCgaaattattttagaatatcttcatagaaaatacaattttgtaGTGTTAATGAGAGTTGAATTTCTGAtggttgtttaaaaaaataagcatGGATTATTGGCTTATCTTTTTTAGTAGATTTAAAAAAAGCAAACGacattcagtttttttttctatgattttaaaatctatgttaTAATCATGTGTTGTTGgttatatgatttataaattattaaattataatctaaaccatgtgttattcaatcatatagatttacaaataaattttattccATAATAGATTTGAGtgg encodes:
- the LOC106440019 gene encoding lipid phosphate phosphatase epsilon 1, chloroplastic — its product is MAVLVKKFARRDGSEQSGSVEQEASINGSPELRYEMVTGRGIEAIVNSLSKWVVSILFASIILLRHDGAALWGIIGSVSNSALSLVLKRMLNQARPATTSRTDPGMPSTHAQSISFISVFAVLSVLEWLGTSKVSMFLCCLILASCSYFIRLRVSQKLHTSSQVVVGAIVGSVFCIFWYTTWNSLLLEAFESSLLLQTSVFLVAAALTLAFATHVVLNWFRNDK